The proteins below are encoded in one region of Triticum aestivum cultivar Chinese Spring chromosome 1B, IWGSC CS RefSeq v2.1, whole genome shotgun sequence:
- the LOC123078022 gene encoding uncharacterized protein encodes MAPVRAARNYGDECYLAIAALFGASFAAASAYCMYRKTLDQLLRFAHSLDRDHRRRVCMLPNGAEDSVGDREDAEEEDDGGGIGPPPHRDHDCRTLLIPPRLPPIHTGREGFELLAKPEVATDKLSFSLAHMKFLYMQEGELEELEKGVEPAWEHLVHPLERIIDRLNVVDHIKAVKDSPDLCAAVEDVQLTY; translated from the exons ATGGCGCCAGTCAGAGCAGCCAGAAACTATGGCGACGAGTGTTACCTGGCCATCGCGGCGCTCTTTGGTgcctccttcgccgccgcatccGCCTACTGCATGTACCGCAAGACCCTTGACCAGCTCCTCCGCTTCGCCCACTCCCTCGACCGCGACCACCGCCGCCGCGTATGCATGCTCCCGAACGGAGCCGAGGACAGCGTCGGCGACCGGGAGGAcgcggaggaggaggatgatggtgGCGGCATCGGCCCTCCCCCGCACAGGGACCATGATTGTCGCACCCTCCTCATCCCGCCGAGGCTCCCGCCGATCCACACTGGCCGAGAGG GGTTTGAGCTTTTGGCAAAACCTGAG GTGGCAACTGACAAGTTGAGTTTCAGTCTAGCTCATATGAAGTTTCTCTATATGCAGGAGGGCGAGCTGGAGGAACTTGAGAAGGGCGTGGAGCCTGCATGGGAGCACTTGGTCCACCCGCTCGAGCGCATCATCGATAGGCTGAACGTCGTTGACCACATCAAGGCCGTCAAGGACTCGCCCGACCTCTGTGCCGCTGTCGAGGATGTCCAG CTTACTTACTAG